The Apis cerana isolate GH-2021 linkage group LG12, AcerK_1.0, whole genome shotgun sequence genome window below encodes:
- the LOC108003851 gene encoding organic cation transporter protein, translated as MITDQDNDIERTKSTDPLLEALDKLGCGSNFLWIIFIFTLTPTIFNGMHSMSYIFIAEVPTHWCAIPSLTAANWTDEEIRNISSSDSCTMYNYDYEYFAHIGYEEALDYKISHTLPESIPCQSRSFANDIDGTSLVQDWDLVCEKTADRSSTHMALSLGKLLGSAFFGIVADKYGRKICYAVGIIMLITSGPAGAVVPWYWAFIISRLINGASHAAIQYSSFTTLTEVASEKHRRWMGIAYNTGYATGIVIVPGIAYLLHEWRHIQLAISLPALLLLIHLWFMPESPRWLIAHNRRKEAKILIDKASKINRIEKMTVSLTIQKQELRDTNDITLNPKLASKSIEDKLHKNIKGFQVLISNGELRKRILITNFTWMTASLTYYALALNVNNFSTNRYIYVLVMGLTEIPAYLIPTPILMIIGRRRGSEILYIVAALCLLCILAIPTSETDVIMVISLIGRFSASAAYGIVILYSSELFPTVCRNSAVGTNSAMSHIGSVAAPYVADLLGAVIWWGPTTLCGGLALIAGLLCSILPETRGRPLANTVDEEVTEGRENVSFHNCCK; from the exons atgATAACTGATCAAGATAACGATATAGAAAGAACGAAATCCACGGATCCTCTTTTGGAGGCGCTCGATAAATTGGGTTGCGGATCCAACTTTCTAtggataatattcatttttacgcTCACGCCGACTATATTCAATGGAATGCACTCCATGTCCTATATCTTTATTGCAGAA GTTCCCACGCATTGGTGCGCAATACCAAGTTTGACCGCTGCAAATTGGACAGacgaagaaataagaaatatctcTTCGTCCGATTCGTGCACGATGTATAATTACGATTACGAGTATTTCGCGCATATTGGATACGAGGAAGCTTTGGATTACAAAATTTCTCACACCCTACCCGAGTCGATCCCTTGTCAATCGAGGAGCTTCGCAAACGATATCGATGGAACTTCTCTAGTTCAAGAT tggGATTTGGTGTGCGAAAAAACAGCTGATCGTTCGAGCACTCACATGGCTTTGTCCCTTGGAAAATTATTGGGCAGTGCTTTTTTCGGGATTGTGGCTGATAAATACGGTCGCAAGATATGTTACGCCGTTGGTATAATAATGTTGATCACGTCGGGTCCAGCCGGTGCTGTTGTACCGTGGTACTGGGCTTTTATAATCTCGAGGCTAATTAATGGTGCCAGTCACGCTGCCATACAGTACTCATCTTTCACGACAC TTACAGAAGTAGCAAGCGAAAAACACAGAAGGTGGATGGGAATCGCTTACAATACTGGATACGCTACAGGAATAGTCATTGTACCGGGTATAGCTTATTTGTTACACGAATGGAGACACATTCAATTAGCGATATCTTTGCCGGCTTTGCTTCTGTTAATACATTTATG gttCATGCCGGAATCTCCAAGATGGCTGATAGCGCACAATCGTCGAAAAGAGGCGAAGATCTTGATCGATAAGGCGtctaaaataaatcgaattgaaaaaatgacgGTATCGTTGACGATACAAAAGCAAGAATTGAGAGATACGAATGATATAACGCTTAATCCGAAATTGGCATCAAAGAGCATCGAAGATAAATtgcacaaaaatatcaaaggaTTTCAAGTGCTAATTAGCAACGGTGAATTACGAAAGAGAATTCTTATCACGAATTTTACTTGGATGACTGCATCTCTGACTTATTATGCGTTAG CGTTAAACGTGAACAATTTCTCAACAAATCGTTACATTTACGTCCTCGTAATGGGTCTAACCGAAATACCGGCTTACTTGATACCAACTCCTATTCTAATGATAATAGGACGACGCCGTGGAAGTGAGATTTTATACATCGTTGCAGCGCTATGTTTATTGTGCATTCTAGCCATACCGACCAGCGAAACGGATGTGATTATGGTCATATCTTTGATCGGAAGGTTTAGCGCGTCAGCCGCTTATGGCATAGTTATTTTATACAGCTCAGAACTTTTTCCCACG GTGTGTAGGAATTCTGCAGTCGGTACCAACTCCGCGATGTCCCATATTGGAAGTGTGGCTGCGCCTTACGTTGCTGATTTATTGGGAGCCGTAATATGGTGGGGGCCAACCACGCTTTGCGGTGGTTTAGCGCTAATAGCAGGTTTGTTGTGCTCGATATTGCCGGAAACACGTGGCAGGCCTTTGGCGAACACAGTAGACGAGGAAGTCACCGAGGGAAGAGAAAACGTGTCTTTCCACAATTGCtgcaaatga
- the LOC108003853 gene encoding uncharacterized protein LOC108003853 isoform X3 has protein sequence MKNLPFIYIWFILYFGLQNLHARSINIFQDIAECMDRSNMTIHELTKLRDSSEARIKLINEEESFRSYGCFLACIWQQIGVMNGSELSTYNIAGIIEKRYHDDEDLKTYFHKIALTCEDDIYRK, from the exons ATGAAGAATTTACCGTTCATTTATATCTGGTTTATCCTCTATTTT GGGCTTCAAAATTTACATGCAAGAagcatcaatatttttcaagatattgcAGAGTGCATGGATCGATCAAACATGACAATTC ATGAATTAACGAAACTTCGTGACTCGTCGGAggcaagaataaaattaataaacgaagAGGAAAGTTTCAGAAGCTATGGCTGTTTCTTAGCTTGCATTTGGCAACAAATTGGCGTG atGAATGGCTCCGAATTGAGCACATATAACATAGCAGGGATCATCGAAAAACGATATCACGATGACGAAGatcttaaaacatattttcataaaatcgcgTTAACGTGCGAAGATGACATCTACAGAAAAT aa
- the LOC108003852 gene encoding troponin C, isoallergen Bla g 6.0201-like isoform X2, producing MDEIQLSKDQIAQLKMGFEAFDPDKKGTITTDTVGTILSMMGMKIPSAQLNSVIGEYDPFGSGEMNFEEFCGLASRFMEEDTDTEAMQQELREAFRLYDKEGNGYITTDVFRDILHELDDALSPEELDMIIDEVDADGSGTVDFEEFMEVMTG from the exons atg GATGAGATTCAACTCAGCAAAGATCAGATCGCAC AGTTGAAAATGGGTTTCGAAGCGTTCGATCCCGACAAGAAGGGAACAATCACCACTGACACAGTTGGCACCATTTTGAGTATGATGGGGATGAAAATTCCATCCGCGCAACTCAACTCGGTCATCGGTGAATACGATCCATTCG GATCCGGGGAAatgaatttcgaagaattttgtgGCTTAGCCTCCCGATTCATGGAAGAGGACACGGACACAGAGGCAATGCAGCAAGAATTGCGCGAAGCGTTCCGCTTGTACGACAAAGAGGGAAACGGTTACATCACCACCGATGTGTTTAGAGACATCCTTCACGAATTGGATGACGCGTTGTCCCCCGAGGAGTTGGACATGATCATCGATGAGGTGGACGCTGATGGTTCAGGCACGGTTGACTTTGAGG AATTCATGGAGGTCATGACAGGCTAA
- the LOC108003849 gene encoding vitamin K-dependent gamma-carboxylase, which produces MWRKSRQLANARVCPSEEAESEGDKGDGGRYHAVLREVENRFEELCGFKLGDLSSFESFVALLYRPTDPASLGVVRALFGLCMVLDVVEERGLGDVDIKWGDPMECHFPLIHGMKPLSLPWMITIYTIMWIGAFGIMLGSRFKIACACFLIPYWYIFLLDKSYWNNHTYLYGIVVILFWGTGADKYFALDATETKTSDNTVPLWNYFILKFQFFALYFLAGLKKSGVEWLSGYAMANLSRHWVFSPFRLFLTTEQTDFFIVHWFGFIFDLTVGFWMLFDKTRIPAMVFCTAFHLMNSRLFSIGMFPYVCLATMPLFCKPNWPRSLGFFLKRKSYFSFSAKIQEIKICNKATIDLPKEWHDNLNGNGSSIDNGNQEGTNSINSTINCKHTKRINRERKSAKVTRKQKFVVSLLLFHVFLQFFLPYSHFITKGYNNWVPGMYGYSWDMMVHVWDTVLVVVKVHDNASNEDRYLDPTAWVQSNRWEKHGDMLVQYASCLKENLIKQEKQFFENNFQRDKRPKWSRLSSNLSIYIDVWCSLNGRFQQRMFNPNVDMLTVDWHPFKPISFLMPLLSQYNSYRYKLEEIQQQIYTWSNDTDVLFVADFPGMHLDNYITKNFTNVTLTVLEGEVTYSDERRKHDITVAKGSSIPIETGQFHKVKTVSAYPACYMYTCTNRNKQQSETNGTTVLEESKEDLPIAKEINYKIDAWIRAFHHIANAFFYLVYDVPMVRRVQISN; this is translated from the exons ATGTGGAGGAAAAGTAGACAGTTGGCAAATGCTCGAGTTTGTCCATCGGAAGAAGCAGAAAGTGAAGGTGATAAAGGAGATGGAGGAAGGTATCATGCGGTATTGCGTGAAGTCGAGAATAGATTCGAGGAGCTGTGCGGATTTAAATTAGGCGATCTCTCGTCTTTCGAAAGCTTCGTTGCGCTTTTGTATCGACCTACTGATCCAGCTAGTTTAGGAGTCGTTCGAGCACTCTTTG GACTATGCATGGTGTTGGACGTGGTGGAAGAACGAGGATTGGGTGATGTCGATATAAAATGGGGAGATCCTATGGAGTGTCATTTCCCTTTGATTCACGGTATGAAACCGTTGTCGTTGCCATGGATGATAACGATTTATACGATAATGTGGATAGGCGCTTTTGGAATCATGCTCGGCTCGAGGTTCAAAATAGCTTGCGCCTGTTTCCTGATTCCTTATTGGTACATCTTCCTGCTGGACAAGAGCTATTGGAACAATCATACGTACCTCTATGGCATCGTTGTGATCCTCTTCTGGGGCACGGGGGCTGACAAATACTT CGCATTGGATGCCACTGAAACGAAAACAAGTGACAATACCGTACCGTTGTGGAACTACTTCATTTTGAAGTTCCAATTCTTCGCGCTGTATTTTTTAGCTGGATTGAAGAAATCCGGTGTAGAATGGTTATCAGGATATGCCATGGCAAATTTGTCAAGGCATTGGGTCTTCAGCCCGTTTAG ATTATTCTTGACCACCGAGCAAACTGATTTTTTCATAGTTCATTGGTTTGGATTTATCTTTGACCTTACCGTTGGATTTTGGATGCTGTTCGATAAAACTCGTATCCCTGCAATGGTATTTTGTACTGCTTTCCACTTAATGAACTCTAGGTTATTTAGCATTG GAATGTTTCCATACGTGTGCCTTGCGACAATGCCACTCTTTTGCAAACCAAATTGGCCCCGAAGCCTCGGGTTTTTCCTCAAACGTAAATcttacttttcattttctgCGAAAATTCAGGAAATAAAGATCTGTAATAAAGCCACGATAGATCTGCCGAAAGAGTGGCACGATAATCTAAATGGAAATGGGTCATCGATCGATAATGGAAATCAAGAAGGTACAAATTCGATAAACTCTACAATTAATTGTAAACACACGAAGAGAATCAATCGAGAGAGAAAATCGGCAAAAGTGACGAGGAAGCAAAAGTTCGTAGTTTCTCTGTTACTATTCCATGTATTCTTGCAGTTTTTCTTACCATACTCTCATTTTATCACGAAG GGTTACAACAATTGGGTACCAGGAATGTACGGATACTCTTGGGATATGATGGTCCACGTTTGGGACACTGTACTCGTCGTGGTTAAAGTTCACGACAACGCGAGTAACGAGGATCGTTATTTGGATCCTACAGCTTGGGTACAGAGTAATAGGTGGGAGAAACACGGTGACATGCTCGTACAATACGCTTCTTGTTTGAAA gAGAATTTGATTAAACAGGAGAAGcaattttttgagaataacTTCCAACGAGATAAAAGGCCAAAATGGTCACGATTGTCATCGAATTTGAGTATTTATATCGACGTGTGGTGCTCGTTAAATGGAAGATTCCAACAGAGAATGTTTAATCCAAATGTTGACATGCTAACGGTAGATTGGCATCCTTTTAAACCCATCTCGTTTTTAATGCCACTTCTTTCCCAGTATAATTCCTACAG atacaaGCTGGAAGAAATTCAGCAACAAATTTACACTTGGTCCAACGACACCGACGTCCTCTTCGTTGCCGATTTCCCAGGCATGCATTTGGATAATTACATCACCAAAAATTTCACCAACGTCACATTAACGGTACTCGAAGGTGAAGTAACGTACAGCGACGAAAGACGGAAACACGACATCACGGTAGCAAAGGGATCATCGATTCCGATAGAAACGGGACAATTTCACAAAGTGAAAACTGTTAGCGCTTATCCAGCTTGTTATATGTACACCTGTACCAATCGGAACAAACAGCAATCAGAAACTAATGG aacaACAGTGCTTGAAGAATCGAAAGAAGATCTACCAATCgcaaaggaaataaattataaaatcgacGCTTGGATAAGAGCGTTCCATCACATTGCGAATGCATTTTTCTACTTGGTATACGACGTGCCCATGGTTCGAAGGGTGCAAATAAGCAATTAA
- the LOC108003853 gene encoding uncharacterized protein LOC108003853 isoform X1: protein MKNLPFIYIWFILYFGLQNLHARSINIFQDIAECMDRSNMTIHELTKLRDSSEARIKLINEEESFRSYGCFLACIWQQIGVMNGSELSTYNIAGIIEKRYHDDEDLKTYFHKIALTCEDDIYRKFLHVNDKCDVALSFKLCMLKAMRNYP from the exons ATGAAGAATTTACCGTTCATTTATATCTGGTTTATCCTCTATTTT GGGCTTCAAAATTTACATGCAAGAagcatcaatatttttcaagatattgcAGAGTGCATGGATCGATCAAACATGACAATTC ATGAATTAACGAAACTTCGTGACTCGTCGGAggcaagaataaaattaataaacgaagAGGAAAGTTTCAGAAGCTATGGCTGTTTCTTAGCTTGCATTTGGCAACAAATTGGCGTG atGAATGGCTCCGAATTGAGCACATATAACATAGCAGGGATCATCGAAAAACGATATCACGATGACGAAGatcttaaaacatattttcataaaatcgcgTTAACGTGCGAAGATGACATCTACAGAAAAT TTTTACACGTGAACGACAAGTGTGACGTCGCTCTTAGTTTCAAATTGTGCATGTTGAAAGCTATGCGTAATTATCCctga
- the LOC108003860 gene encoding troponin C, isoallergen Bla g 6.0201, with translation MDDLTKDQIALLKKAFDAFDHDKKGSIGTDMVGTILTMLGYELSEKTLKEIITEVDEDGSGQLEFEEFCTLAARFLVEEDSEAMQQELREAFRLYDKEGNGYITTAVFRDILHELDDKLTPQELDMMIEEIDADGSGTLDFDEFMEVMTGGDD, from the exons ATG GATGATCTGACCAAGGATCAAATTGCTC TTTTGAAGAAAGCGTTCGACGCCTTCGATCATGACAAAAAGGGTAGCATCGGTACCGACATGGTGGGCACGATATTGACCATGTTGGGTTACGAGCTTAGCGAGAAGACGTTGAAAGAGATCATCACCGAAGTTGATGAAGATG GATCCGGCCAATTAGAATTCGAAGAGTTCTGCACCCTAGCCGCCCGATTCTTAGTGGAGGAAGATTCGGAGGCTATGCAGCAGGAATTACGCGAGGCATTCCGATTGTACGACAAAGAAGGAAACGGCTACATAACCACCGCAGTATTCCGTGACATTCTTCACGAATTGGACGATAAATTGACGCCGCAAGAGCTGGACATGATGATAGAGGAAATCGATGCCGACGGTTCTGGAACGCTCGACTTCGACG AATTTATGGAAGTTATGACCGGTGGTGACGATTAA
- the LOC108003850 gene encoding leucine-rich repeat transmembrane protein FLRT3-like, producing MFGKKLRNSSTGISKSQVLVSFVWRRLLVLGSTFGIAVLLFWSCYIFFNMLNYKIMDTNAFSKRITNYTYIENMSEFQQSLDGMIEERKVLASPYCQINSCDTIICISIPIEANIEKVVSTYIENDFKANCKNAKSVKLLIKDCEFSDNTLRKNWLSINLSIDELTLNHCSLKEIEDDAFASSIFEKTSRIIIVNNKISYLRKAMFRHLEALQELSIQENIIKSAEFNLLEEVAGSLTNLELCQAINDREVLKNITGAGELFKLKLLSLYGNVISRIDEKLFAGVSRIESLFLHDSNIATVSRDVLKPISSVLLLTLNRNKITSLPEGLLDSAISSAKSFHIYVKNNPWHCDCKLKWMQDFIEDHSSMIDNPTCDTPPMNAGKSFAVANFSCDESSITIPTTIINSSPGSSEHSWNQNNRTSTPRISTTTDNDKIIRVTCNATDTFLQTYNSRKLQSTDVQFYPRFPNFYVSKILDTSILVNLPNQSGVTLLWFDNNNVYDSIRCAKNAKRSYLVEDIDPQASYTVCLLDDNGKFISPLNCLAVTTRAAYESRTWLTNADKTLVLSLSIASLLLLFFVGGFLSFLLIRRHPTLLRGSKRVMLVKRWNVDAIVLPKGVDVNEKWKRRRSYVAKSHEDGYVTPLPPIGIPRHLASRTSSQSDRNSYVSPMETTETQSCLGWGLERRKSIAPPVPPHPSRMIPSVSQTDSKYERGYEVFTI from the exons ATGTTCGGTAAAAAGTTGAGAAACTCGTCGACCGGGATTTCGAAATCTCAGGTATTAGTAAG TTTTGTTTGGCGGAGACTTCTAGTTCTTGGTTCGACATTTGGAATCGCTGTACTTTTATTCTGGTCATGctacatatttttcaatatgttaAACTACAAGATTATGGATACCAATGCCTTTTCtaaaagaataacaaattacacgtatattgaaaatatgtcGGAATTTCAACAATCTTTGGATGGAATgatcgaggaaagaaaagtGTTGGCGAGCCCGTATTGCCAGATTAATTCATGCGACACGATAATTTGCATATCCATCCCGATAGAGGCTAATATCGAAAAAGTGGTGTCAACCTATATTGAGAATGATTTTAAG GCAAACTGCAAGAATGCGAAGTCGGTGAAATTGTTGATCAAAGATTGCGAATTCTCGGACAACACGCTTCGAAAGAATTGGCTGAGCATCAACTTGTCGATCGATGAGTTAACATTGAACCACTGCTCCCTCAAGGAAATAGAGGACGACGCGTTTGCCTCGtccattttcgaaaaaacgaGCAGGATCATCATCGTCAACAACAAGATCTCTTATTTGCGCAAGGCGATGTTTCGTCACCTCGAAGCATTGCAAGAGCTGAGCATACAAGAGAACATAATCAAGTCGGCCGAATTTAATCTGCTCGAGGAGGTCGCGGGTTCTTTGACCAACCTGGAACTGTGCCAAGCTATCAACGATCGAGAAGTGCTTAAGAACATAACGGGCGCGGGCGAGTTGTTcaagttaaaattgttatcattATACGGAAACGTTATATCCAGGATCGACGAGAAATTGTTCGCAGGGGTGTCAAGAATCGAGTCGCTCTTCCTGCACGATTCCAACATCGCGACAGTGTCCCGTGACGTCTTAAAACCGATTTCGTCCGTATTGCTCTTGACATTGAACAGAAACAAGATAACGTCATTGCCAGAGGGACTGTTGGATTCGGCGATCAGCTCCGCTAAATCTTTCCATATATACGTGAAAAATAATCCTTGGCACTGCGATTGCAAGTTAAAATGGATGCAAGACTTCATAGAGGATCATTCGAGCATGATAGACAATCCAACTTGCGACACGCCACCGATGAACGCTGGAAAATCATTCGCTGTAGCGAATTTCTCTTGCGACGAGTCGTCCATTACCATCCCTACCACGATAATAAATAGCTCACCAGGATCTAGCGAACACAGTTGGAATCAAAATAACCGCACTTCGACCCCTCGAATATCTACCACCACCGACAACGACAAAATCATCCGTGTCACTTGTAACGCTACCGACACGTTCCTACAAACTTACAACTCGCGCAAGTTGCAGTCGACAGACGTTCAATTCTACCCCCGATTTCCCAATTTCTACGTCTCCAAGATCCTAGACACCAGCATACTGGTGAACCTTCCCAACCAATCCGGTGTCACTCTGCTCTGGTTCGACAATAATAACGTGTACGACTCTATCAGATGCGCGAAAAATGCGAAACGGTCTTATCTCGTGGAGGATATCGATCCGCAGGCGTCGTACACAGTCTGTTTGCTCGACGATAACGGGAAATTTATATCCCCGTTGAATTGCTTGGCCGTAACTACGAGGGCAGCTTACGAGTCGAGGACCTGGTTGACGAACGCTGACAAAACACTCGTCCTTTCGTTATCGATCGCGTCGTTGCTCCTGCTCTTCTTCGTGGGCGGTTTCCTCTCGTTTCTGCTGATAAGGCGACACCCGACGTTGCTACGAGGCAGCAAACGCGTGATGCTGGTGAAACGTTGGAACGTGGACGCCATCGTGCTTCCCAAAGGTGTCGACGTGAACGAGAAGTGGAAGAGGCGGCGGTCGTACGTGGCCAAGTCGCACGAGGATGGATACGTTACGCCATTGCCACCGATTGGGATTCCTCGACATCTAGCATCTAGAACGAGCTCGCAGAGCGATAGAAATAGTTACGTGTCGCCGATGGAGACGACTGAGACTCAATCGTGTTTGGGTTGGGGGCTGGAGAGACGGAAGTCGATCGCTCCTCCAGTTCCGCCTCATCCTTCCCGCATGATTCCATCCGTTTCACAAACCGATTCCAAATACGAGCGTGGCTACGAAGTATTCacgatctaa
- the LOC108003852 gene encoding guanylyl cyclase-activating protein 3-like isoform X1 translates to MDEIQLSKDQIAQLKMGFEAFDPDKKGTITTDTVGTILSMMGMKIPSAQLNSVIGEYDPFGSGEMNFEEFCGLASRFMEEDTDTEAMQQELREAFRLYDKEGNGYITTDVFRDILHELDDALSPEELDMIIDEVDADGSGTVDFEGTCTSDCLRFVQTESCDLADGEKREKLENINIYMFIINETRRDEDVDSKKVKIRKCRIVITMLQLLLHHIIRLLDQSIKRIVLSFEITNVIRGIKQRSFHDFRIHGGHDRLNYHLGTRRSSLVVGRHERRIYKRRYRLPLLNTWKTRDLSR, encoded by the exons atg GATGAGATTCAACTCAGCAAAGATCAGATCGCAC AGTTGAAAATGGGTTTCGAAGCGTTCGATCCCGACAAGAAGGGAACAATCACCACTGACACAGTTGGCACCATTTTGAGTATGATGGGGATGAAAATTCCATCCGCGCAACTCAACTCGGTCATCGGTGAATACGATCCATTCG GATCCGGGGAAatgaatttcgaagaattttgtgGCTTAGCCTCCCGATTCATGGAAGAGGACACGGACACAGAGGCAATGCAGCAAGAATTGCGCGAAGCGTTCCGCTTGTACGACAAAGAGGGAAACGGTTACATCACCACCGATGTGTTTAGAGACATCCTTCACGAATTGGATGACGCGTTGTCCCCCGAGGAGTTGGACATGATCATCGATGAGGTGGACGCTGATGGTTCAGGCACGGTTGACTTTGAGGGTACGTGTACAAGTGATTGTTTAAGATTTGTGCAGACAGAATCATGTGATCTGGCAGATGGGGAAAAACGAGAGAAActtgagaatataaatatatatatgttcattaTCAACGAAACTCGTAGAGATGAAGATGTTGATTCcaagaaagtgaaaataagaaaatgtcGAATCGTTATCACAATGTTACAATTATTGCTACATCATATCATTCGTCTGCTAGATCAATCCATCAAAAGGATCGTgttatcttttgaaattacgAATGTAATTCGAGGAATCAAACAAAGATCGTTTCACGATTTCAGAATTCATGGAGGTCATGACAGGCTAAATTATCACCTTGGCACGAGGCGGTCGTCCCTCGTGGTCGGTCGCCACGAGAGGCGCATATATAAACGACGATACCGTCTGCCTTTACTAAACACGTGGAAAACGCGCGATTTATCGAGATAA
- the LOC108003853 gene encoding uncharacterized protein LOC108003853 isoform X2, with translation MWSRFILLLYKGLQNLHARSINIFQDIAECMDRSNMTIHELTKLRDSSEARIKLINEEESFRSYGCFLACIWQQIGVMNGSELSTYNIAGIIEKRYHDDEDLKTYFHKIALTCEDDIYRKFLHVNDKCDVALSFKLCMLKAMRNYP, from the exons ATGTGGTCGCGTTTCATATTGCTTTTATACaag GGGCTTCAAAATTTACATGCAAGAagcatcaatatttttcaagatattgcAGAGTGCATGGATCGATCAAACATGACAATTC ATGAATTAACGAAACTTCGTGACTCGTCGGAggcaagaataaaattaataaacgaagAGGAAAGTTTCAGAAGCTATGGCTGTTTCTTAGCTTGCATTTGGCAACAAATTGGCGTG atGAATGGCTCCGAATTGAGCACATATAACATAGCAGGGATCATCGAAAAACGATATCACGATGACGAAGatcttaaaacatattttcataaaatcgcgTTAACGTGCGAAGATGACATCTACAGAAAAT TTTTACACGTGAACGACAAGTGTGACGTCGCTCTTAGTTTCAAATTGTGCATGTTGAAAGCTATGCGTAATTATCCctga